Proteins encoded by one window of Cloeon dipterum chromosome 4, ieCloDipt1.1, whole genome shotgun sequence:
- the LOC135942984 gene encoding ribonucleoprotein PTB-binding 1-like, translated as MSDSKEVQQALRRELHRGRFLSIKHLPRQVTEEDVRELLSDVDVASVQLVTSASGASAAQVILSAPEILDAWDPDRVFLMRGQRIPVKPSPQLMLLCVANLAPGLPEEQLHATLETFGPLVRCFQMRCAATGAPKRYAVAEFALYEHCLRARKALIERGATCDVLDLSLQTLDALHSKCMLVENLPENFRDLSRLRQVFSPVTSPPYCQLCLTGPRNWGLVEFHSWQDAEATWLAVDGAELNGCPLKVSFCPPGVRAINLFLQRQEEARSAGGLLPDPPSPLVYRQMQNLAKQNPIFAKNLEAIVMTEQIKKTPPAVPPPPPKAVLASVHNLPFPPRSQLLVPAVPMFNPATWPPPLPPPEPQPPQNQSKPKSPETPQGQKRKMNHIPPSPEPSPENNYIGQHSQGIGGHYADSYFKRKRKEL; from the coding sequence ATGAGTGACTCCAAGGAAGTGCAGCAGGCACTGCGGCGGGAGCTTCACCGCGGCCGCTTCCTCAGCATTAAGCACCTGCCACGGCAAGTGACCGAAGAGGACGTGCGAGAGCTGCTGTCCGACGTGGACGTCGCGTCCGTGCAGTTGGTGACGAGCGCAAGCGGGGCCAGCGCGGCGCAGGTGATACTGTCGGCGCCCGAGATTCTGGACGCGTGGGACCCTGACCGCGTGTTCCTGATGCGCGGGCAGCGCATCCCGGTGAAGCCGTCGCCGCAGCTGATGCTGCTGTGCGTGGCCAACCTGGCGCCGGGCCTCCCTGAGGAGCAGCTGCACGCCACCCTAGAGACGTTCGGCCCTCTGGTGCGTTGCTTCCAGATGCGATGCGCCGCGACGGGCGCCCCCAAACGCTACGCCGTGGCCGAGTTCGCGCTGTACGAGCACTGTTTACGCGCGCGAAAGGCGCTAATCGAGCGTGGCGCCACGTGCGACGTGCTCGATCTGAGCCTGCAGACCCTGGACGCGCTGCATTCCAAGTGCATGCTTGTCGAGAATTTGCCGGAAAACTTCCGCGACCTGAGCCGCCTGCGGCAGGTGTTCAGCCCCGTGACGTCGCCACCCTACTGCCAGCTGTGCCTGACGGGTCCCCGGAACTGGGGCCTCGTCGAGTTTCACTCGTGGCAGGATGCTGAGGCCACCTGGCTGGCCGTCGACGGCGCCGAGCTCAACGGCTGCCCGCTCAAGGTCTCGTTCTGTCCACCCGGCGTGCGGGCCATCAACCTGTTCCTGCAGCGGCAGGAGGAGGCCCGCTCGGCTGGAGGGCTGCTGCCTGACCCTCCGTCGCCGCTCGTCTACCGCCAGATGCAAAACCTGGCCAAGCAGAATCCCATCTTCGCCAAGAACCTCGAGGCCATCGTGATGACGGAGCAGATCAAGAAGACGCCGCCAGCGGTTCCGCCGCCTCCACCCAAAGCCGTACTGGCGTCCGTGCACAACCTGCCCTTCCCCCCCAGGTCGCAGCTATTGGTCCCCGCCGTGCCTATGTTCAACCCTGCCACCTGGCCGCCGCCCCTCCCGCCCCCGGAGCCCCAGCCCCCTCAAAATCAGTCGAAGCCCAAGTCGCCCGAGACGCCGCAGGGTCAGAAGCGCAAGATGAACCACATCCCACCTTCTCCTGAACCCAGCCCCGAAAACAACTACATCGGACAGCACTCGCAGGGCATCGGTGGACACTACGCCGACTCCTACTTCAAGCGCAAGAGGAAGGAGCTCTAA
- the LOC135942987 gene encoding ADP-ribose glycohydrolase MACROD1-like: MPLDKKRQYYDQDHVSLESLPTWPQFAEKESLTTTDQPKVRVDDEINSKVSLFEGDITTLEIDAIVNAANCSLFSGGGVCGAIFRAARGKLEDECDSLNGCPAGQAKLTGGYKLPAKYIIHAVGPQDKDPVVLKNCYINCLDHMLQTEGSPDLRSLAFPCIATGIYGFPNEKAAEIAISTCREFLDKNKDQVDRIIFCLFDKIDKKLYRKFMQIYFPLKSPEETTNDQ; this comes from the exons ATGCCACTCGACAAGAAGAGGCAGTATTACGACCAAGACCACGTGTCTCTTGAAAGTCTGCCAACCTGGCCCCAGTTCGCAGAAAAGGAGTCCTTGACCACCACAG ACCAACCAAAGGTCAGAGTTGACGACGAAATCAACAGCAAAGTGTCGCTTTTTGAGGGCGACATCACTACCCTTGAGATTGACGCGATTGTCAACGCTGCCAACTGTTCCCTCTTCAGTGGAGGAGGAG TCTGCGGAGCGATCTTTAGAGCAGCAAGAGGCAAACTGGAAGATGAGTGTGATTCGCTGAACGGTTGCCCAGCGGGCCAAGCCAAGTTGACTGGCGGCTACAAGCTGCCAGCAAAGT ACATCATTCACGCTGTTGGACCTCAAGACAAGGATCCCGTTGTCCTGAAGAACTGCTACATCAACTGCCTGGATCACATGCTGCAGACTGAAGGTTCTCCAGACCTTAGATCACTC GCCTTTCCCTGCATCGCCACAGGCATCTATGGATTCCCGAACGAGAAGGCTGCTGAAATAGCCATTTCAACCTGCAGGGAGTTTCTGGATAAGAACAAGGACCAAGTTGACAGAATCATATTTTGTCTCTTTGACAAAATCGACAAGAAACTCTACAGAAAATTCATGCAGATATACTTTCCCCTCAAATCCCCAGAGGAAACCACTAATGATCAATAA
- the LOC135942988 gene encoding uncharacterized protein LOC135942988 produces the protein MEEKPSDQPSNASPGPGRGWNDPPLLPPANGMSPSTGAIKKSGRTLNKRVAFPLSGSANQSPNKAPLNLAAPSLMPPTVALPPKAIDAEGASAENSEQDESLDLNATLANFERVLESTSKFGGKATVHAELESIKSMWEKEQLNDDVCLAIQRLSKALLVKDTKSAQDSLSAISKSLVARHDTVEWSSALRSLVNHFALASVYGEPTDN, from the exons ATGG AGGAAAAGCCGTCTGATCAACCTTCCAATGCATCGCCAGGTCCAGGGCGAGGTTGGAACGACCCTCCTCTGTTGCCGCCTGCCAACGGAATGAGCCCCAGCACTGGTGCCATCAAGAAGTCTGGCAGGACCCTGAACAAAAGGGTCGCTTTCCCTTTGTCTGGCAGCGCCAACCAGTCACCAAACAAGGCGCCGTTGAACCTGGCTGCTCCATCTCTA ATGCCCCCGACAGTTGCACTGCCCCCCAAGGCTATCGACGCCGAGGGCGCCTCTGCCGAGAACTCTGAGCAGGATGAATCTTTAGATCTTAACGCCACGCTTGCAAATTTCGAGCGAGTTTTGGAGTCTACTTCGAAATTTGGC GGCAAGGCAACTGTCCACGCGGAACTAGAGAGCATCAAGTCAATGTgggaaaaagagcagcttaACGACGATGTCTGCTTGGCCATCCAGAGGCTGTCTAAAG CTCTGCTGGTGAAAGACACGAAAAGCGCCCAGGACTCACTGAGCGCGATTTCCAAAAGTCTGGTGGCGCGGCATGACACTGTTGAATGGTCCAGCGCACTCCGATCTCTCGTCAACCACTTTGCCCTGGCGTCTGTCTACGGTGAGCCAACTGATAATTAA